The Anaerolineae bacterium genome contains a region encoding:
- the rny gene encoding ribonuclease Y translates to MWGPGIEPGRQVLVLVSIVLAALIGGVIGYLLRWYLIETHIKKAQAQAERIIAEAETRAKEITLAARDEVIRMRDEAEAELSRRRAELQRTEERLQHRLEALEHRFEQIESREKRLNQRQSQIDKRFNELQKIEEEKRKELERIAGLSTEEAKAELLKMVEQEARQDMARVIRQVEAEMQEQAEEKARKLITLAMERIASDHVAETTVSSVPLPNDEMKGRIIGRQGRNIRAIEMSTGVDLVVDDTPEAVIISSFDPVRREVARMALGKLVQDGRIHPARIEREVEKARQEVERQIREAGEQAAIETGLQGLHPEILKLVGRLKFRTSYGQNQYHHAIETAHLAGLLAAELGADVKICKMGGLLHDIGKAVSHEVEGPHAQVGAEIARRYGVPEKVVNIIASHHHETEMESLEAIIVATADAISGARPGARREALETYIKRVTALEEIANSFEGVQQSFAIQAGRELRIIVKPEEIDDLAAIKLSKEIARKIEDNLEYPGQIKVTVIRETRATEYAK, encoded by the coding sequence ATGTGGGGACCAGGTATAGAACCAGGCAGGCAGGTGCTGGTTCTAGTCAGCATTGTGCTCGCTGCGTTGATCGGCGGCGTAATTGGATATCTGTTGCGATGGTATTTGATCGAAACGCATATCAAGAAAGCCCAAGCTCAAGCGGAGCGGATTATCGCGGAAGCGGAAACCCGGGCGAAGGAGATCACCCTGGCCGCCCGCGACGAGGTCATCCGGATGCGCGACGAGGCCGAGGCGGAATTGAGCCGCCGTCGGGCAGAGCTGCAGCGGACGGAGGAACGCTTACAACATCGCTTGGAAGCGCTGGAACATCGTTTCGAGCAGATCGAGAGTCGTGAGAAGCGCCTCAATCAACGTCAGAGCCAGATCGATAAGCGCTTCAACGAGCTTCAAAAGATCGAGGAGGAGAAGCGCAAAGAGCTGGAACGCATCGCTGGGCTCTCCACGGAGGAGGCTAAGGCGGAACTGCTAAAGATGGTGGAGCAAGAGGCCCGCCAGGACATGGCCCGAGTGATCCGCCAGGTGGAAGCCGAGATGCAGGAGCAGGCGGAGGAGAAGGCTCGCAAGCTGATCACCCTAGCTATGGAACGCATCGCCTCCGATCACGTGGCCGAAACCACCGTCTCCTCCGTGCCTTTGCCAAACGATGAGATGAAGGGACGCATCATCGGCCGTCAAGGGCGCAACATCCGGGCGATCGAGATGAGTACAGGCGTAGACCTCGTCGTGGATGACACACCGGAGGCAGTGATCATCTCCAGCTTTGATCCCGTGCGCCGCGAGGTGGCCCGCATGGCTTTGGGGAAGCTGGTGCAAGATGGGCGCATTCATCCCGCCCGCATCGAGCGCGAGGTGGAAAAGGCACGCCAGGAGGTGGAGCGGCAGATCCGCGAGGCCGGCGAACAGGCAGCTATCGAGACCGGGCTACAGGGATTGCATCCCGAGATCCTGAAGCTGGTGGGGCGGTTAAAGTTCCGGACTAGCTACGGGCAAAACCAATACCATCATGCCATCGAGACCGCTCACCTCGCCGGCCTCTTGGCTGCAGAGCTAGGAGCAGATGTGAAGATCTGCAAGATGGGCGGACTGCTCCATGACATAGGCAAGGCTGTCAGTCATGAAGTGGAAGGCCCCCATGCGCAAGTAGGAGCGGAGATCGCCCGCCGTTACGGCGTGCCGGAGAAGGTCGTCAACATCATCGCTTCTCATCACCACGAGACGGAGATGGAAAGCTTGGAGGCCATCATCGTGGCAACCGCCGATGCCATCTCCGGGGCCCGTCCGGGCGCCCGCCGTGAGGCGTTGGAGACTTACATCAAACGGGTGACCGCGCTGGAGGAGATCGCCAACTCCTTTGAAGGAGTGCAGCAATCCTTCGCCATCCAGGCCGGGCGAGAGCTGCGCATCATTGTCAAACCCGAGGAGATCGACGACCTGGCAGCGATCAAGCTTTCGAAGGAAATCGCCCGCAAGATCGAGGACAATCTCGAGTATCCGGGCCAGATCAAGGTCACGGTAATCCGCGAGACGCGAGCGACGGAATACGCCAAGTAA
- a CDS encoding stage V sporulation protein S, protein MDVIKVSARSRSTAVAGAIAGVVREHGRAEVQAIGASAVNQAIKAAAIARTYLASDNIDVICIPSFTEVNIEGQERTAVKLVIEPR, encoded by the coding sequence ATGGACGTCATCAAGGTGTCGGCTCGGTCTCGATCTACCGCTGTAGCGGGAGCAATCGCCGGGGTCGTGCGTGAGCATGGCCGTGCTGAGGTGCAGGCAATCGGCGCTAGCGCGGTCAATCAGGCGATCAAAGCTGCAGCTATTGCCCGTACGTATCTCGCCTCCGACAACATCGACGTGATCTGTATCCCTTCCTTCACCGAAGTGAACATTGAAGGGCAAGAGCGTACGGCGGTAAAGCTCGTCATTGAACCACGCTGA
- a CDS encoding YitT family protein, translating to MKRAHILQAIMDYALIFLGAISIALGADLFLIPNQVVSAGLFGIAVVLHYLIGTPVGLVTLALNIPLFLAMLRWGGGWRAGVRTVIAVALMSFLVDILAGRLPVITTDPLLYTLYGGILDGLGIGLIFRAQGTTGGIDIIARLLQRWRGYEPGQVLMVLSGLTLAIAAIVFGIERALYAMIVATVSSMMVDLVQQGLGRAKVALIISQQHERIRSAILTELDRGVTVVPGEGGYTGLPRPVLVCAVAQSEVSVLKRLVGRYDPDAFMVIAPAQEVLGEGFRGLHPSA from the coding sequence ATGAAGCGCGCACACATCCTGCAAGCGATAATGGACTATGCTCTCATCTTTCTAGGCGCGATCTCCATCGCCCTGGGGGCTGATCTGTTTCTGATCCCCAACCAAGTCGTGTCGGCCGGCCTGTTTGGCATCGCAGTAGTCCTCCATTACCTTATCGGTACGCCGGTGGGGTTGGTCACCCTGGCGCTCAATATCCCGCTGTTCCTGGCTATGTTGCGCTGGGGCGGTGGCTGGCGTGCCGGCGTGCGCACCGTGATCGCAGTGGCTCTGATGTCCTTTCTGGTGGACATATTGGCGGGCCGTCTGCCTGTGATTACCACAGACCCCTTGCTCTACACCCTCTATGGCGGTATCCTGGATGGGCTAGGCATTGGGCTGATCTTCCGGGCACAGGGCACAACTGGGGGTATTGACATCATCGCTCGCTTGCTACAGCGATGGCGCGGCTATGAGCCCGGCCAGGTACTGATGGTGCTAAGCGGACTGACCTTGGCCATTGCCGCTATCGTGTTCGGGATCGAACGGGCGCTCTACGCCATGATCGTCGCCACCGTCTCTAGCATGATGGTGGACTTGGTCCAACAGGGATTGGGGCGGGCTAAAGTAGCCTTGATCATCTCTCAGCAGCATGAGCGGATTCGCTCGGCCATTCTGACGGAGCTGGATCGCGGTGTGACGGTGGTGCCTGGAGAAGGTGGGTATACAGGCCTGCCTCGGCCCGTGCTTGTGTGTGCAGTGGCCCAATCGGAGGTAAGCGTGCTAAAGCGGCTAGTCGGGCGTTATGATCCTGACGCCTTCATGGTGATTGCGCCGGCCCAAGAGGTGCTCGGCGAGGGATTCCGCGGGCTTCATCCTAGCGCATAG
- the recA gene encoding recombinase RecA: MVEPGRQKALEATLANLQKRFGEGAIMKLGDATHLQVEAIPTGSLSLDLALGVGGIPRGRVTEIFGPEASGKTTLCQHIIAEAQKRGGLAAFIDVEHALDPMYAARCGVDLNNLYISQPDTGEEALEIAEALVRSGAMDVIVVDSVAALAPRAEIEGEMGDAHVGLQARLMSQALRKLAGAIKATNTAMVFTNQLRQKIGVMFGNPETTPGGMALKFYASVRLDIRRIQTIKQGTEIIGSRTRVTVKKNKVAPPFRVAEFDILYNEGISKEGDVLDLAVGMELVTKRGAFYSYGDVRLGQGRESAKEFLRAHPDILEALEKQIREMAGLIPILRAQPIDDDVDGSFTDE, from the coding sequence TTGGTAGAACCTGGACGGCAAAAGGCACTGGAAGCGACGCTGGCGAATCTACAGAAGCGGTTTGGAGAAGGGGCGATCATGAAGTTGGGGGATGCCACCCATCTCCAGGTGGAGGCCATCCCCACCGGTTCTCTATCTTTGGACCTGGCCTTAGGCGTGGGTGGGATCCCTCGCGGCCGGGTCACCGAGATCTTTGGCCCGGAAGCGTCAGGCAAGACCACATTATGTCAGCACATCATCGCTGAGGCGCAGAAGCGGGGAGGGCTGGCCGCTTTTATAGATGTGGAGCATGCCCTTGACCCGATGTACGCGGCTCGCTGTGGAGTGGACTTAAACAACCTGTACATCTCACAGCCGGATACAGGGGAGGAAGCGCTGGAGATCGCCGAAGCGCTGGTGCGGTCGGGGGCGATGGATGTGATCGTGGTGGACTCGGTGGCGGCCCTAGCGCCACGGGCGGAGATCGAAGGGGAGATGGGCGACGCCCACGTGGGGCTACAGGCGCGGCTAATGAGCCAGGCGCTGCGCAAGCTGGCAGGGGCCATTAAAGCGACGAACACGGCAATGGTGTTCACGAACCAGCTCCGGCAGAAGATCGGGGTGATGTTCGGGAACCCGGAGACGACACCAGGGGGGATGGCGCTGAAATTCTACGCCTCCGTACGGCTGGACATCCGGCGGATCCAGACGATTAAGCAGGGGACGGAAATCATCGGAAGCCGGACACGGGTGACAGTCAAGAAGAATAAGGTAGCTCCGCCGTTCCGGGTCGCAGAATTCGACATCCTGTACAACGAGGGAATCTCGAAAGAGGGGGATGTGTTAGACCTGGCAGTGGGGATGGAACTGGTGACGAAGCGAGGCGCGTTTTACTCGTATGGGGATGTGCGGCTGGGACAGGGGCGGGAAAGCGCCAAAGAATTCCTCCGCGCCCATCCTGACATCTTGGAAGCGCTGGAGAAGCAAATCCGCGAGATGGCTGGCTTGATCCCGATCCTCCGAGCCCAACCGATCGATGACGATGTCGATGGTTCCTTCACGGATGAATAG
- a CDS encoding stage 0 sporulation family protein: MPIVVGVQFKPVTKIYYFDPAGHRDLARGDWVVVETIRGKEVAQVVLPAHEVPQEQIAGPLKSIIRRATPWDMVQRDRYAHREAEALRKCRERVAAYGLPIRVIRTEYNFDGGRLIVYFTSEERVDFRALVRDLAQLFRTHVEMRQIGVRDEAKMLDGYGKCGRRLCCASWLREFTPVSIKMAKQQDLPLNPAEISGVCGRLLCCLSYEVETYAEIRQRMPKVGAEVVTPQGIGRVRQIHTLKEMATVRLEDGTIVDFPVADLKAVHGRSSGRSCASCGGCSTTWRKNEKGATEPADAQD, encoded by the coding sequence ATGCCTATAGTCGTTGGAGTGCAATTCAAACCGGTGACGAAGATCTACTACTTCGATCCGGCTGGACATCGTGATTTGGCGCGGGGCGATTGGGTGGTGGTGGAGACGATCCGTGGCAAGGAAGTCGCTCAAGTAGTTTTGCCGGCCCATGAGGTGCCACAGGAGCAGATCGCTGGGCCGTTGAAGTCAATCATCCGCCGAGCCACCCCCTGGGACATGGTACAGCGCGATCGTTATGCCCATCGAGAAGCTGAGGCGCTGCGCAAGTGTCGAGAGCGCGTTGCGGCCTACGGGCTGCCCATCCGGGTGATCCGCACGGAGTACAACTTCGATGGCGGCCGGTTGATCGTATATTTTACCTCCGAAGAGCGGGTGGATTTTCGCGCGCTGGTGCGCGACCTGGCCCAGCTCTTTCGCACGCATGTGGAGATGAGGCAGATCGGCGTGCGAGATGAGGCCAAGATGTTGGACGGCTACGGGAAATGCGGACGTCGCCTCTGCTGTGCCTCATGGCTGCGTGAGTTCACGCCTGTCTCCATCAAAATGGCCAAACAGCAAGACCTGCCCCTCAACCCGGCTGAGATTTCAGGGGTCTGTGGCCGGTTGTTATGCTGCCTGAGCTATGAGGTGGAGACGTACGCCGAGATCCGACAACGGATGCCCAAAGTCGGCGCGGAGGTGGTCACTCCCCAGGGGATCGGCCGCGTGCGTCAAATTCACACTCTCAAGGAGATGGCCACGGTTCGTTTAGAGGACGGGACTATTGTGGATTTTCCGGTAGCGGATCTGAAAGCGGTGCACGGGCGTAGCTCTGGACGGAGTTGCGCTTCCTGTGGTGGATGTTCGACAACCTGGCGCAAAAACGAAAAGGGGGCTACTGAGCCGGCGGACGCTCAAGACTAG
- the holB gene encoding DNA polymerase III subunit delta', which translates to MGQADAITAWPVIGHEWAVQLLRQSLLHGRLSHAYLFIGQPGVGKTTLARALAQAMHCQVKEVVTRPCGQCRACSLIALDRHPDVRVVAPPDAERPISVEQVRELQREAHLSPIEGRTKVFILRELDRATPQAANALLKTLEEPPAHVMLLMTASQREALLPTVTSRCQVIALRPLPLKTLATALQERWGASPEQAALLARLSGGSLGLAVALLRDPQSEVWRHQRLTEMMQAMAADLTERLRLAEQLSQQAEMVKPTLTLWLNWWRDVLLVQTGGIELITHVDQRAAIEQAARQWRTGQVKDTVHKLWDTLKYMDANVNARLALEALFLSLPRSASMG; encoded by the coding sequence GTGGGTCAAGCTGACGCCATCACAGCGTGGCCCGTGATCGGACACGAGTGGGCTGTCCAATTACTGCGCCAGAGCCTGCTGCACGGTCGTTTGTCCCATGCCTATCTGTTCATCGGCCAGCCAGGAGTGGGCAAGACCACGCTAGCTCGTGCCTTGGCACAGGCAATGCACTGCCAGGTCAAGGAAGTCGTGACCCGTCCCTGTGGACAGTGTCGCGCTTGCAGTCTGATTGCGCTAGATCGGCATCCAGACGTGCGCGTGGTAGCCCCTCCTGACGCTGAACGGCCTATCTCGGTGGAGCAAGTCCGCGAGTTACAGCGCGAGGCCCATCTCTCCCCAATAGAGGGGCGGACCAAAGTCTTCATCCTGCGCGAGCTGGATCGGGCGACTCCGCAGGCGGCTAACGCGCTTCTGAAGACTCTAGAAGAGCCACCAGCCCATGTGATGCTCCTGATGACGGCCAGCCAGCGAGAGGCGCTGCTGCCGACTGTGACTTCACGCTGCCAGGTGATCGCGTTACGGCCACTTCCGCTGAAAACCCTTGCGACTGCGCTGCAAGAGCGCTGGGGAGCATCGCCAGAACAGGCCGCGCTGCTGGCCCGGCTTAGCGGTGGCTCTTTAGGCCTCGCGGTGGCCTTGCTGCGCGACCCGCAAAGCGAGGTCTGGCGGCATCAACGCCTAACGGAGATGATGCAGGCGATGGCGGCTGACCTCACAGAGCGGTTGCGCCTAGCTGAGCAACTCAGCCAGCAGGCGGAGATGGTCAAGCCCACGCTGACGCTATGGCTAAACTGGTGGCGGGATGTGCTGCTCGTTCAAACAGGCGGCATCGAGCTGATCACCCATGTGGATCAGCGCGCCGCCATCGAGCAGGCCGCCCGGCAGTGGCGAACAGGGCAGGTGAAGGATACCGTACACAAGCTCTGGGACACACTCAAGTACATGGATGCGAATGTCAACGCACGGCTAGCCTTGGAGGCGCTATTCTTGTCTTTACCTCGATCGGCATCTATGGGGTGA
- a CDS encoding RecX family transcriptional regulator, translated as MPGRITALRFQKRNRERVNVYLDGRFAFTLPAVAAAQLRKGQELSDTEIEHLQTLDAEAKAYERALRFLGYRPRSEAEVRCHLQRHRVDLQMVDRVIERLRSAGYLDDRAFARFWVENRRQFNPRSAQAIQQELLRKGVASELIEEALQHEHNDEEEIAYQLLSSRVYRWRGLDRATFWRKGGGYLARRGFAYEVIEPALRRMWAQLQADRRPLDEG; from the coding sequence ATGCCGGGCAGGATCACGGCTCTCCGTTTTCAAAAACGGAATCGAGAACGTGTGAATGTCTATCTGGACGGGAGATTTGCCTTCACCCTGCCAGCGGTAGCGGCCGCCCAACTGCGAAAGGGGCAGGAGCTCAGCGATACAGAGATCGAGCATTTGCAAACGCTCGATGCAGAGGCGAAAGCCTATGAGCGTGCGCTGCGATTCTTGGGCTATCGCCCTCGTAGCGAGGCCGAGGTCAGATGCCATTTACAGCGACATCGAGTGGACCTGCAGATGGTGGATCGGGTAATCGAGCGCTTGCGGAGCGCCGGCTACCTAGACGACAGGGCCTTCGCCCGTTTCTGGGTAGAGAATCGCCGGCAGTTTAATCCCCGCAGCGCCCAGGCGATCCAACAGGAACTGCTCCGAAAGGGAGTTGCCTCTGAGCTCATTGAAGAGGCCTTGCAGCACGAGCATAACGACGAGGAAGAGATAGCCTATCAACTCCTCAGCTCCAGGGTCTATCGCTGGCGTGGGCTCGATCGAGCGACCTTCTGGCGAAAGGGAGGCGGCTATTTGGCCCGACGTGGATTTGCGTATGAGGTGATCGAGCCTGCATTGCGGCGTATGTGGGCGCAACTACAGGCCGATCGAAGGCCTCTGGATGAAGGATAA
- a CDS encoding alkaline phosphatase family protein, whose translation MSRIAVVVLATLWFAGVTAGSYLVTDRFLAAAYAPRPAIPADGPLGEGGPPLVERLVLIIVDGLRSDALTAMPFSDELWARGASAVLHLSPPAYAGTGWRTLLTGASVELLGMPLLPDAGWHGPSLSVGSLIGLAAASGRTCAVALHETWRSLLPEPWCSARLFVAGDDATADQEIADGARDMERGRPSLMVVHFSHVAATGSKHQATSAFYRQAAQAVDGMIRRVAEPALANGAAVAVVSSHGLNDSGGMVGAEASITQVPFFLVGPGVIPGGYGVMEGEDVAPTLAALIGLPAPPLAQGQVRYDMLLGDMPWQAGRHLRMARQRLELARRYLEAWGFSKGDLSSIAEEIARAEQALRAGDVETSWIAANAALHAADGLMRQIRATRLARERLPRLVAAIVGLFASWLGWAIWQRRQITLAVSAALTGLVTMQLVFLAGGGRYSLSSAQPVEPFLTFALWQSAAGVGAAMAIILGWHIGRGAQRTSLVSEFLGAAWAMLLAWALPVAIGYWRHGFGTSWQMPDVSLAFWQLWGLSQLWAISMVVIPATWLIAGSEVFAARWWKTTVT comes from the coding sequence GTGTCGCGCATTGCCGTTGTCGTTTTGGCTACCCTGTGGTTCGCCGGCGTGACGGCCGGCTCGTACCTCGTCACCGACCGCTTCTTGGCTGCGGCCTATGCTCCCCGGCCTGCCATCCCCGCCGATGGGCCGCTGGGAGAGGGCGGCCCTCCGCTGGTGGAGCGGCTAGTCCTGATTATCGTGGATGGATTGCGCAGCGACGCGCTCACTGCGATGCCTTTCAGTGATGAGCTGTGGGCGCGTGGAGCCAGCGCGGTGCTGCATCTGTCGCCTCCCGCTTATGCTGGGACTGGCTGGCGCACGTTATTGACCGGTGCTAGTGTTGAGCTGTTGGGGATGCCATTACTTCCCGACGCAGGGTGGCATGGCCCATCGTTGTCAGTTGGCTCGCTGATCGGCCTGGCAGCGGCGTCCGGACGGACGTGCGCAGTGGCTCTGCACGAAACCTGGCGGTCATTGCTCCCGGAGCCCTGGTGCTCCGCCCGCTTGTTTGTGGCCGGCGATGACGCAACGGCAGACCAGGAGATCGCCGATGGCGCCCGTGACATGGAGCGCGGCAGACCATCCTTGATGGTAGTCCACTTCAGCCATGTCGCCGCAACTGGATCGAAACATCAGGCGACTAGCGCCTTCTATCGTCAGGCTGCGCAGGCGGTGGACGGCATGATCCGCCGAGTGGCGGAGCCTGCGCTGGCCAATGGAGCGGCAGTGGCGGTGGTCTCCAGCCATGGCCTGAACGACAGCGGCGGCATGGTCGGCGCCGAAGCCAGCATTACCCAGGTTCCCTTCTTTCTGGTAGGGCCTGGGGTGATCCCCGGCGGCTATGGGGTGATGGAGGGCGAAGATGTGGCCCCTACGCTCGCCGCGCTGATAGGGCTGCCGGCCCCTCCGCTGGCGCAGGGCCAAGTACGCTATGACATGCTGCTGGGCGACATGCCGTGGCAGGCAGGACGACACCTGCGCATGGCCCGCCAACGGCTGGAGCTGGCCCGACGATATCTGGAAGCCTGGGGCTTTTCTAAAGGTGACCTGTCGAGTATCGCTGAGGAAATCGCTCGAGCGGAGCAAGCTCTTCGGGCGGGCGATGTGGAGACGTCCTGGATCGCGGCCAACGCAGCGCTGCACGCGGCCGACGGTCTCATGCGACAGATCAGGGCGACGCGGTTAGCGCGTGAGCGGCTGCCGCGGTTGGTCGCAGCCATCGTCGGGCTCTTTGCGAGCTGGTTAGGATGGGCGATTTGGCAGCGACGGCAGATCACCTTAGCGGTCAGCGCGGCGCTGACGGGCCTAGTGACTATGCAACTGGTCTTCCTGGCCGGCGGCGGCCGATATTCGCTCTCATCGGCGCAGCCGGTTGAGCCGTTTCTGACGTTTGCGTTGTGGCAAAGCGCGGCCGGCGTGGGAGCGGCCATGGCGATCATCCTAGGATGGCATATCGGACGAGGCGCTCAGCGTACGTCCTTAGTTAGCGAGTTCTTGGGCGCGGCCTGGGCGATGCTCCTGGCCTGGGCTTTGCCGGTCGCCATCGGGTATTGGCGGCATGGCTTCGGCACCTCCTGGCAGATGCCGGACGTGAGCCTAGCATTCTGGCAGCTTTGGGGGCTATCGCAGCTATGGGCTATATCTATGGTTGTCATACCGGCGACTTGGCTGATCGCTGGGTCGGAGGTATTCGCAGCACGGTGGTGGAAGACCACAGTAACTTGA